A genomic segment from Bacillota bacterium encodes:
- the mtaB gene encoding tRNA (N(6)-L-threonylcarbamoyladenosine(37)-C(2))-methylthiotransferase MtaB has protein sequence MKVALATLGCKVNQYDSEALAALFRRAGFEVVPFEESADVYVVNTCTVTQTGDKKSRQMLRRAVTRNPDAVVVATGCYAQSAPRELQAIPGVRVVTGTTPRRGVVDAVLRALEQHGQVVETIDARACREYEELQVEGSAERARAFVKIEDGCDSFCSYCRVPYVRGPVRSRDPDNVRDEVSRLAQAGFREVVLTGIHLGFYGRDFGGRPDLADIVVLVAGIPGIARVRLSSIDPTDVTDRLLDVMAESAKVCAHLHVPLQSGSDRVLSLMNRRYTVSEYEEVVRSARERIPDLGLTTDVIVGFPGEDEEAFSSTFSAVERIRFSRLHVFQFSRRRGTAAWDMPGQVPRAEKERRSSALIKLGRRLALEFHQSMVGRAVDILVEQAEGGSYEGLTSNYVRAVVRGTSRPGDLVKVRVTEARDDSVVATEEGSS, from the coding sequence TGAACACCTGTACGGTCACTCAGACCGGTGACAAGAAATCCAGGCAGATGCTGCGTAGGGCCGTGACGCGCAACCCGGACGCGGTGGTCGTGGCGACTGGGTGCTACGCGCAGTCGGCTCCCCGCGAACTCCAGGCAATTCCCGGAGTCCGTGTGGTTACCGGCACGACGCCTCGCCGCGGAGTCGTGGATGCGGTCCTGCGTGCGCTGGAGCAACATGGGCAGGTTGTGGAGACGATAGATGCCAGGGCTTGCAGGGAGTACGAGGAGCTGCAGGTGGAAGGGTCGGCCGAGCGTGCCCGGGCTTTCGTCAAGATAGAGGACGGTTGCGACAGCTTCTGTTCCTACTGCAGGGTCCCGTACGTGAGGGGGCCCGTTCGGAGCCGTGACCCCGACAACGTCCGGGACGAGGTCTCCCGCCTGGCGCAGGCGGGGTTCAGAGAGGTGGTCCTCACCGGAATCCACCTCGGCTTCTACGGGAGGGACTTCGGGGGGAGGCCCGACCTCGCGGACATTGTGGTCCTCGTGGCCGGAATCCCGGGTATTGCCCGGGTCAGGCTCAGTTCGATCGATCCCACTGATGTCACGGATCGGCTTCTTGATGTGATGGCAGAGTCCGCAAAGGTCTGTGCGCACCTGCACGTCCCGCTTCAGTCGGGCAGCGACCGAGTGCTCTCGCTCATGAACCGCAGGTACACGGTTTCCGAGTACGAAGAGGTTGTCCGTTCTGCCCGGGAGCGGATCCCAGACCTCGGCCTCACTACTGACGTGATTGTTGGGTTCCCAGGCGAGGACGAGGAGGCATTCTCCAGCACGTTCTCAGCAGTGGAGAGGATCCGCTTCTCCAGGCTCCATGTGTTCCAATTCTCCCGAAGACGGGGAACTGCCGCGTGGGACATGCCGGGGCAAGTGCCTCGCGCCGAGAAGGAACGGCGGAGCTCTGCCCTGATCAAACTCGGACGCAGACTCGCGCTGGAATTCCACCAGTCGATGGTCGGCCGGGCAGTGGATATTCTGGTGGAGCAGGCGGAGGGAGGATCATACGAGGGGCTCACTTCGAACTACGTGAGGGCGGTGGTCCGGGGGACGAGCCGCCCGGGCGATCTAGTTAAGGTGCGGGTCACCGAAGCCAGGGACGACTCTGTTGTGGCCACGGAGGAAGGATCGAGTTGA
- a CDS encoding histidine triad nucleotide-binding protein: METCVFCRIAAGEIPATVLHADDELVAFRDINPQAPIHFLIIPREHVPSILDLDEAHDRLVGRILRLAASLARDLGIAETGFRVVANSGADAGQSVGHIHFHVLGGRSLAWPPG; this comes from the coding sequence ATGGAGACTTGCGTCTTTTGCAGGATTGCGGCTGGGGAGATCCCGGCAACAGTTCTCCACGCAGACGACGAGCTTGTGGCGTTTCGGGACATAAACCCACAGGCTCCGATCCATTTTCTCATCATTCCTCGCGAGCACGTGCCGAGTATCCTGGATCTCGATGAAGCTCACGACAGGCTTGTGGGCAGAATCCTCCGCCTCGCTGCGTCGCTTGCCCGCGATCTCGGAATCGCCGAAACGGGGTTCAGAGTAGTCGCAAATTCAGGAGCAGACGCTGGACAGAGCGTGGGCCACATCCACTTCCACGTGCTCGGGGGCAGGTCACTCGCGTGGCCCCCAGGCTAG
- the rpsU gene encoding 30S ribosomal protein S21: MAEVRVGKNESLDSALRRFKRQCQQAGVLSEIRKREHYDKPSVRRKKKSEAARKRRYRS; encoded by the coding sequence ATGGCAGAAGTAAGAGTCGGCAAGAACGAGTCGCTGGACAGCGCCCTCCGCCGGTTCAAGCGCCAGTGTCAGCAGGCTGGTGTTCTCTCAGAGATTCGAAAGCGCGAGCATTACGACAAGCCGAGCGTCCGCCGGAAGAAAAAGTCCGAGGCGGCGCGGAAGAGGCGGTACCGCAGCTAA